The following coding sequences lie in one Rutidosis leptorrhynchoides isolate AG116_Rl617_1_P2 chromosome 6, CSIRO_AGI_Rlap_v1, whole genome shotgun sequence genomic window:
- the LOC139851634 gene encoding copper chaperone for superoxide dismutase, chloroplastic/cytosolic-like produces MGLFRTVAAATSTTTAIAAAFALNSISPSPSSSSSSSYNYNFTKPLFNSSSPNPNRISLIKNLTNPPSALHMDTTPALKRDVELPEVMTEFMVDMSCEGCVKAVKTKLQTVDGIKSIDVDLANQVVRIFGSSPVKTMAEALEQTGRKARLIGQGLPGDVLISAAVAEFKGPQIFGVVRLAQVSMELARIEANFSGLSPGKHGWSINEFGDLTRGAASTGKIYNPIKQQSEEKVLGDLGTLDVDEKGEAFYSGVKKNLKIGDLIGRAIAVYDSEDRSDTGLAAAVIARSAGVGENYKKLCTCDGTTIWEATNADYVSSKV; encoded by the exons ATGGGATTGTTTAGAACAGTCGCAGCAGCAACCTCAACAACGACTGCAATTGCAGCAGCTTTCGCCCTAAATTCAATCTCcccatcaccatcttcatcatcatcatcatcttataattACAATTTCACAAAACCCCTTTTCAATTCATCATCTCCTAACCCTAATCGTATATCCCTTATCAAGAATCTCACTAACCCACCTTCTGCCCTTCACATGGACACTACACCAGCCCTAAAG CGTGATGTGGAACTACCAGAAGTTATG ACAGAGTTTATGGTGGATATGAGTTGTGAGGGTTGTGTTAAAGCGGTTAAGACCAAGttacaaactgttgatg GAATTAAGAGCATTGATGTGGATTTGGCCAATCAAGTGGTGAGAATTTTTGGGTCTTCGCCCGTTAAGACCATGGCTGAAGCTTTAGAGCAAACGGGTCGGAAAGCCCGGCTAATTGGTCAAGGGTTACCAGGAG ATGTCTTAATTTCGGCTGCTGTTGCTGAATTCAAAGGCCCACAAATATTTGGAGTAGTTCGTCTAGCCCAAGTGAGTATGGAGTTGGCTAGAATTGAAGCTAATTTTAGTGGATTGTCACCTGGAAAGCATGGTTGGTCCATTAATGAATTTGGCGATCTCACTCGTGGTGCAGCTAGTACTGGCAAAATATATAATCCAATCAAGCAGCAATCAGAAGAAAAG GTGCTTGGTGACCTGGGAACACTGGATGTTGATGAGAAAGGTGAGGCGTTTTACTCGGGTGTGAAAAAGAACCTTAAAATTGGTGATCTAATTGGTCGAGCAATAGCGGTGTATGATAGTGAAGATCGGTCGGATACTGGGCTTGCGGCGGCAGTTATAGCTAGAAGTGCAGGAGTTGGTGAGAACTACAAAAAGCTTTGTACCTGTGATGGAACCACCATATGGGAAGCAACAAATGCAGATTATGTGTCTAGCAAAGTTTAA
- the LOC139851338 gene encoding LOW QUALITY PROTEIN: nudix hydrolase 14, chloroplastic-like (The sequence of the model RefSeq protein was modified relative to this genomic sequence to represent the inferred CDS: inserted 1 base in 1 codon; deleted 2 bases in 1 codon): MSTDTSLFRLTHTITLPSQLTQPVWIVAAPGISDSDVTNAIGSSLFEQWLNNIESEKGLLAYGSLLLKQVLIQGVDMFGKRVGFVKFKADIIDKETEQTVPGIVFARGPAVAVLILGLDSDGTTYAVLTDQVRVPIGRPILELPAGMLDDNVGDVIGTAIREVEEETGIKLNLDDMVNLTSFLEPSTGCKVVPSPGGCDEELSLFLYRGSVSADVIKQLQGKETGLMEHGELIKVRVVPYETLWXMTPDAKVLTSIAIYEMAKKQGLLPLKYTNPSCTSQ, translated from the exons ATGTCAACCGATACatccttattccgactcactcacaCCATAACTTTACCGAGTCAACTCACCCAACCCGTTTGGATCGTTGCCGCTCCCGGTATCTCCGATTCTGACGTCAC CAATGCTATTGGTTCATCTTTATTTGAGCAGTGGCTAAACAACATTGAAAGTGAGAAAGGACTTCTTGCATATGGATCTCTGTTATTAAAACAAGTGCTCATTCAG GGGGTGGACATGTTTGGCAAGCGTGTTGGATTTGTTAAGTTCAAAGCAGATATCATTGATAAGGAAACAGAGCAAACG GTTCCAGGTATTGTTTTTGCACGAGGACCAGCTGTAGCTGTTTTAATCCTC GGATTGGATTCGGATGGGACAACTTACGCTGTGCTTACTGATCAG GTTAGGGTGCCTATTGGGAGGCCCATTTTGGAGCTACCAGCAGGGATGTTAGATGATAACGTGGGTGATGTTATTGGCACAGCAATACGTGAg GTGGAAGAAGAGACAGGAATAAAATTAAATCTAGATGACATGGTTAATCTCACATCTTTTCTTGAACCATCCACTGGTTGCAAAGTTGTTCCTTCTCCG GGTGGATGTGATGAGGAACTCAGCTTATTTCTTTATAGAGGAAGTGTGAGTGCAGATGTTATTAAACAGCTTCAGGGTAAAGAAACTGGGCTCATGGAACATGGTGAGCTCATCAAAGTGCGTGTTGTTCCCTATGAGACACTTT CCATGACCCCTGATGCAAAAGTATTGACGTCCATCGCCATATATGAAATGGCCAAGAAACAAGGGTTGCTGCCTCTCAAGTACACGAATCCTTCATGTACAAGCCAGTGA